Genomic segment of Paenibacillaceae bacterium GAS479:
CTTCTGAAGCGACCGCGCGCCAAGATTGCCCGATCCCCATATCATCAGCTGAAGATGTTACAAGTCCAAATACATCAGCTGAAACTTTTATTCCCTCTTTATGGAGCTGGCGAGAGGCGAACTGAAGAAAATGTCGGATGGCTTCGCTTTTATTCCCTTCCTTCTGTCTATAGTCGAGCTTGGCTTCTGTACGAGCGCTATTCGCCGGAAAGCGGACATAATCGAATTGAATTTCGTCGAAACCCAAGCTGGCAGCTTCACGGGCAATTGCCACATTATACTTCCAAACTTCGGTTCGATATGGATTAATCCATGTTTTACGCTTTGTGTCACGCCATACTTTGCCACTCTTTTCATGAATGGCCCAATCAGGCATTTTTCCAGCAAGCAGCGCATCTTTAAACACGACCTGTCTTCCAATCACATATATGCCATCCTTATGCAGTTCATTGATCAACTTGCGTGGTTCAGCAATAATCGGCCGACTATCCGTACCCAATTTGTTCGCAAGTTTGACGTTCGATGCGTAAGTAAGTAACCCATAATCATCCTTAATATCAATAACCATCGCATTGATTTCCGTTTTTCGAGCGAGCTCCCTCAAACGTCCCATTGCCTTGCTACTGCCGGCGGCGTACCCCGAGATATATATTCCGCGTACAGGCTGCCTGGATGAAATGAATGGAGAACTTTTAACTTTCGTCGTTGGTGACAGTAAAACTTCTGCAAAAGCAACTGGCTTATTATCGGATGCTTTGTTTTCAGCAGCTGGAGGCTGTGAAGGGGGAGGTTGCATTGCAAACGAACATCCTCCCAACATGATAAGTAAAGCAGCGAGAACCGCACCTAATATACTCAGCAGATTTCCCCGAAAAACCATACCGACCACCACCCAGCTCATTTGTCCGTGATCGTAGTATGGTCCTAACCCAGTGAAATAACCCCATTAACCCCATGCAGAAAAACATGGATACCATTATCATTAAGTCAAAAATGAATAACAAAAAAACCGCCACATCCGGGGATGTGGCGGTACGGTTTGCATGTGCTTGGCGACGTCCTACTCTCCCAGGACCCTGCGGTCCAAGTACCATCGGCGCTGGAAGGCTTAACGGTCGTGTTCGGGATGGGTACGCGTGGTTCCCTTCCGCCATCGCCACCAAACGTGCTGCATTGCTCAAGGCGTAGGCTTGCGCCCTGAAAACTGGATCGAACGATATGCCGTGCTGACCGGCTGTTGTGTTACGGATTTGGATAAGCCCTCGACCGATTAGTATTCGTCAGCTGCACGCATTGCTGCGCTTCCACCTCGAACCTATCAACCTAGTCGTCTTCTAGGGGTCTTACATACTGGGAAATCTCATCTTGAGGGGGGCTTCGCGCTTAGATGCTTTCAGCGCTTATCCCGTCCGTACTTGGCTACCCAGCTGTGCTCCTGGCGGAACAACTGGTACACCAGCGGTACGTCCATCCCGGTCCTCTCGTACTAAGGACAGCTCCTCTCAAATTTCCTGCGCCCACGACAGATAGGGACCGAACTGTCTCACGACGTTCTGAACCCAGCTCGCGTACCGCTTTAATGGGCGAACAGCCCAACCCTTGGGACCTACTTCAGCCCCAGGATGCGATGAGCCGACATCGAGGTGCCAAACCTCCCCGTCGATGTGGACTCTTGGGGGAGATAAGCCTGTTATCCCCAGGGTAGCTTTTATCCGTTGAGCGATGGCCCTTCCATTCGGTACCACCGGATCACTAAGCCCGACTTTCGTCCCTGCTCGACTTGTAGGTCTCGCAGTCAAGCTCCCTTATGCCTTTGCACGCTTCGAATGATTTCCAACCATTCTGAGGGAACCTTTGGGCGCCTCCGTTACATTTTAGGAGGCGACCGCCCCAGTCAAACTGTCCACCTGACACGGTCCCTCTGCCGGTTTCACGGCAGCAGGTTAGAACTCCGATACGATCAGGGTGGTATCCCAACGGTGCCTCCACCGAAGCTGGCGCTCCGGCTTCCTAGGCTCCCACCTATCCTGTACAGATCGTACCAAAGTCCAATATCAAGTTACAGTAAAGCTCCATGGGGTCTTTCCGTCTTGTCGCGGGTAACCTGCATCTTCACAGGTAGTAAAATTTCACCGGATCTCTCGTTGAGACAGCGCCCAAGTCGTTACGCCATTCGTGCGGGTCAGAATTTACCTGACAAGGAATTTCGCTACCTTAGGACCGTTATAGTTACGGCCGCCGTTTACTGGGGCTTCGGTTCACAGCTTCGGGTTGCCCCTAACCGCTCCCCTTAACCTTCCAGCACCGGGCAGGCGTCAGCCCGTATACTTCGCCTTACGGCTTCGCACAGACCTGTGTTTTTGCTAAACAGTCGCTTGGGCCTTTTCACTGCGGCCCCCTCGGGCTATTCACCCTACCGAGGCACCCCTTCTCCCGAAGTTACGGGGTCATGTTGCCGAGTTCCTTAACGAGAGTTATTCCGCGCGCCTTAGCATGCTCTGCTCGCCTACCTGTGTCGGTTTGCGGTACGGGCACCTTCACCTGGCTAGAGGCTTTTCTTGGCAGCTGGAGATCATGACCTTCGGTACTGTAATTTTCCCTCCCCATCACAGCCCAGCTTTAACGGTTTGCGGATTTGCCAACAAACCAGCCTCACTGCTTGGACGGACACATCCATCGGTCCGCGTCACTACCCTTCTGCGTCACCCCATTGCTCATAACGGTTTACGGTGGTACAGGAATATCAACCTGTTGTCCTTCGACTACGCCTTTCGGCCTCGCCTTAGGTCCCGACTTACCCTGAGCGGACGAACCTTCCTCAGGAACCCTTAGGCTTTCGGCGGATCAGATTCTCACTGATCTTTTCGTTACTCATACCGGCATTCTCACTTGTGTACTGTCCACCAGTCCTTACGGTCTGACTTCAACCTATACACAACGCTCCCCTACCCAAGTATCATACGATACATGTCATAGCTTCGGTGGTGTGTTTAGCCCCGTTACATTTTCGGCGCAGAGTCACTCGACCAGTGAGCTATTACGCACTCTTTAAATGGTGGCTGCTTCTAAGCCAACATCCTGGTTGTCTGGGCAACTCCACATCCTTTCCCACTTAACACACACTTGGGGACCTTAGCTGATGATCTGGGCTGTTTCCCTCTTGACGATGGATCTTAGCACTCACCGTCTGACTCCCGGTTATACATGACTGGCATTCGGAGTTTGACTGGACTTGGTAACCCTTGGCGGGCCCCGCACCCAATCAGTGCTCTACCTCCAGCATGCTCAACACCGAGGCTAGCCCTAAAGCTATTTCGGGGAGAACCAGCTATTTCCGGGTTCGATTGGAATTTCTCCGCTACCCCCACCTCATCCCCGAATTTTTCAACATTCGTGGGTTCGGGCCTCCAGTGCGTGTTACCGCACCTTCACCCTGGACAGGGGTAGATCACCCGGTTTCGGGTCTACATCCACGTACTATGGCGCCCTATTCAGACTCGCTTTCGCTGCGGCTCCGTCTTCCCGACTTAACCTTGCACGTGAACGTAACTCGCCGGTTCATTCTACAAAAGGCACGCCATCACCCATATAGAGGGCTCTGACTTTTTGTAAGCGCACGGTTTCAGGTTCTATTTCACTCCGCTCCCGCGGTGCTTTTCACCTTTCCCTCACGGTACTGCTTCACTATCGGTCGCCAGAGAGTATTTAGCCTTGGCAGATGGTCCTGCCGGATTCCCACGAGGTTTCACGTGTCTCGCGGTACTCGGGATCCGTCTCGGAGGGAATGGACTTTTGGGTACAGGGCTTTTACCTCTTGTAGCGGGCCTTTCCAGACCTCTTCGCCTAACCCATTCCTTTGTAACTCCATGTGAGACGTCCCACAACCCCAAGGAGCAAGCCCCTTGGTTTGGGCTAATCCGCGTTCGCTCGCCGCTACTGACGGAATCACTATTGTTTTCTCTTCCTCAGGGTACTTAGATGTTTCAGTTCCCCTGGTATGCCTCACATAGCGCTATGTATTCACGCTATAGTAACTGGACATTACTCCAGCTGGGTTTCCCCATTCGGAAATCCCCGGATCAACGCTTGCTTACAGCTCCCCGAGGCCTATCGTGGTTCGCCACGTCCTTCTTCGGCTTCTGGCGCCTAGGCATCCTCCGTGCGCTCTTAGTAGCTTAACCAATGCTCCGGTTCCAAGGAACCTTCGCTTCATCTTGTCCGAAGACAAGCTGACCGGTAAGCAACAGCTTTCGGATGTTTCAGCATTTCATATCGTTCGTATCCAGTTTTCAAGGAACAAGTGTTTTACAGTTGGATCAATTAAAGAGAGAAATCTCATTAAATGAAACGACCTATAAAATGGTTTGGTGGAGCCAAGGAGGATCGAACTCCTGACCTCCTGCGTGCAAGGCAGGCGCTCTCCCAGCTGAGCTATAGCCCCATATTAAGGTTTGTCTCCGACGAGACAAGATGGTGGGCCTTAGTGGACTCGAACCACCGACCTCACCCTTATCAGGGGTGCGCTCTAACCAGCTGAGCTAAAGGCCCTCGTCGATATGGACTTGGAACACCTGGATCTTTTCTCGCCTTTCCCTTTCAGGAAAATTCGCGAAAAATCCTTATGAAAGAAAGTTGCTCTTTCAAAACTGACAACGAGTGAGTGACAAGCCGGTTTTGGAATCTTACGATTCCGATTTGAAACCCGAAGGTTTCTCGTGAGGCATCTAGCGATGCCTCTTATTTGAATGCTTCCGTTGCAGGAAGCGATTCTCCATAGAAAGGAGGTGATCCAGCCGCACCTTCCGATACGGCTACCTTGTTACGACTTCACCCCAATCATCTACCCCACCTTCGGCGGCTGGCTCCCTTGCGGGTTACCCCACCGACTTCGGGTGTTGTAAACTCTCGTGGTGTGACGGGCGGTGTGTACAAGACCCGGGAACGTATTCACCGCGGCATGCTGATCCGCGATTACTAGCAATTCCGACTTCATGCAGGCGAGTTGCAGCCTGCAATCCGAACTGAGACCGGCTTTTTAGGATTGGCTCCACCTCGCGGTTTCGCGGCCCGTTGTACCGGCCATTGTAGTACGTGTGTAGCCCAGGTCATAAGGGGCATGATGATTTGACGTCATCCCCGCCTTCCTCCGGTTTGTCACCGGCAGTCAATTCAGAGTGCCCACCATGATGTGCTGGCAACTGAATTCAAGGGTTGCGCTCGTTGCGGGACTTAACCCAACATCTCACGACACGAGCTGACGACAACCATGCACCACCTGTCTCCTCTGTCCCGAAGGCCGCTGCTATCTCTAGCAGATTCAGAGGGATGTCAAGACCTGGTAAGGTTCTTCGCGTTGCTTCGAATTAAACCACATACTCCACTGCTTGTGCGGGTCCCCGTCAATTCCTTTGAGTTTCACTCTTGCGAGCGTACTCCCCAGGCGGAATGCTTATTGTGTTAACTTCGGCACCAAGGGTATCGAAACCCCTAACACCTAGCATTCATCGTTTACGGCGTGGACTACCAGGGTATCTAATCCTGTTTGCTCCCCACGCTTTCGCGCCTCAGCGTCAGTTACAGCCCAGAAAGTCGCCTTCGCCACTGGTGTTCCTCCACATCTCTACGCATTTCACCGCTACACGTGGAATTCCACTTTCCTCTTCTGCACTCAAGCCTTGCAGTTTCTCGTGCGACTTGGGGTTGAGCCCCAAGATTAAACACCAGACTTACAAAGCCGCCTGCGCGCGCTTTACGCCCAATAATTCCGGACAACGCTTGCCCCCTACGTATTACCGCGGCTGCTGGCACGTAGTTAGCCGGGGCTTTCTTCTCAGGTACCGTCATGGCAAAGGCAGTTACTCCTCTACCCGTTCTTCCCTGGCAACAGAGCTTTACGACCCGAAGGCCTTCCTCACTCACGCGGCGTTGCTCCGTCAGACTTTCGTCCATTGCGGAAGATTCCCTACTGCTGCCTCCCGTAGGAGTCTGGGCCGTGTCTCAGTCCCAGTGTGGCCGATCACCCTCTCAGGTCGGCTACGCATCGTCGCCTTGGTGAGCCGTTACCCCACCAACTAGCTAATGCGCCGCAGGCCCATCCCCAAGTAACAGATTGCTCCGTCTTTCTCGATCTCTCCAGGTGGAAAAACCGTTTATCTGGTATTAGCATCCGTTTCCGAAGGTTATCCCAGTCTTGAGGGCAGGTTGCCTACGTGTTACTCACCCGTCCGCCGCTAACCGAATCGGGAGCAAGCTCCCTCATCGATCCGCTCGACTTGCATGTATTAGGCACGCCGCCAGCGTTCGTCCTGAGCCAGGATCAAACTCTCCATAAAGGTGTTTGACTTGCTCATTTATAACGTTGACTTGCTTCACTCGTTGTTCAGTTTTCAAAGAACAAATTCGTTTGTTTTTCGCTTGTTTCCGTCGTGCCTCTCAGCGGCGACTTAGATAATATATCACAGCCGCCCAAAGGGATGCAAGTGTTTTTTTAAATTAATTTAAGTTTTCTTTTCTACCCATGTATAAAAACGCAAAAGCCGCGTCATTCCTAGGAATGACGCGGCTGCTAGATAGCCTATTCGTTCCTCATATGTGGGAACAGTAGTACATCGCGGATAGAGGGGGAGTTCGTCAGCAGCATAACCAAACGGTCGACTCCGATGCCAAGTCCGCCGGTTGGCGGCATACCATACTCCAGCGCACGGATGAAGTCCTCATCCATATCTTGCGCCTCGTCGTTGCCCGCTTCTTTCTCAACGAGTTGAGCTTCGAAACGCTGGCGCTGATCGATCGGATCGTTCAGCTCTGTGAATGCGTTGGCATGTTCACGAGATACGATGAACAGTTCAAAACGATCGGTGAATCGTGGGTCCTGGTCATTTTTCTTCGCGAGCGGAGAGATGTCTACCGGATGTCCCGTTACAAATGTAGGCTGAACGAGCGTATGCTCAACAAACTGCTCGAAGAATGCGTTGACGATATGTCCGTAAGTCATATGCGGCTCTACCGCCACCTTATGCTCCTTGGCCAGACGCTGAGCATCTTCCAGAGATAGCTGTTCGGTAAAATCGACGCCCGTAGCGTCTTTAATCAGTTCCATCATGGATACACGACGCCAAGGCACAGTCAAATCTACCTGCTGATCTTGATATTGAATGACGGTGCTACCGTGCACCTCTTGCGTGATATGGGCGATGAGGTTCTCGGTCAAGGACATGATGTCCTTGTAGTCAGCATAAGCCTCGTACAATTCGATCATCGTAAACTCCGGGTTGTGACGCGTGCTCATACCCTCGTTACGATAAACACGTCCGATTTCGTATACTTTCTCCAGTCCACCTACGATCAACCGCTTCAGATGCAGTTCAATAGCGATCCGCATATACAGTTGCATGTCCAGCGCATTGTGATGCGTGATGAACGGACGAGCCGCCGCGCCGCCGGCGATAGAATGGAGAGTTGGTGTTTCCACTTCTAAGTAGCCGAGCGAATCCAAATAGCGGCGCATCGATTGGATGATACGGGAACGGAGAATGAACGTCTGCTGTACATCCGGATTAGTAATCAGGTCAACATAGCGCTGACGATAGCGCTGCTCCACGTCCTTCAGGCCGTGGAATTTATCCGGCAATGGAAGCAGGGACTTGCTGAGCACGGTAACTTCTTTCGCCTTTATGGAGATCTCGCCCGTCTTCGTCTTGAACACGGTACCGAATACGCCGACAATGTCGCCGATATCAAGCAGATCGAATGCCTGATACTGAGTCGCTTCGACCGTATCTTGCCGAACATAGATTTGAATGCGGCCAGTCAGATCCTGGATGTGAGCAAAAGCAGCCTTGCCCATACCGCGCTTCTGCATGATGCGGCCGGCAATGCGTACTTCTACGCCCTTTTCCTCCAGCTCCTCCTTGCTCAGCTCTCCAAACTCCGAGGCGATTGCTCCTGCGTTAGAGCTGCGCTGGAACTTGGAGCCGAACGGATCCACGCCCAGATCGCGAAGCTCATCCAGCTTGGCCCGTCTAATTTGCAGCAGCTCGCTTAAGTCTTGTTCCTGTGCTTCCAAAGTGCCGTTGTCCTGATTCAATTTCAGTTCATCTCCTTGTCGTTGCCCTTATCCGTTAAAAAAGCTCCCTATATTAGGAAGCTTAAACTCGCTGCTGGATTGTAGCGTTGCTCTTACTTCTTGATGTCGACGATCTGGTACTGAATTGCTCCTGCAGGCACGCTGACTTCAACAGTGGTCCCCTTCTTCTTGCCGAGGATAGCTCGACCGAGCGGGCTCTCGTTGGAAATCTTGTTCTGCAGCGGATCGGCTTCTGCCGTGCCGACAATCGTGTACTCCATCGTATCTTTAAGCTCTAGATCAATGACGGTGACGATGGATCCGATGCTTACCGAATCGATGACGATGTCGTCGTTATTAATGATGCGGGCATTGCGCAGCATTTTTTCGAGGGTGAGAATACGTCCCTCAATGAAAGCTTGCTCATTCTTGGCATCTTCATACTCGGAGTTTTCGCTGATATCACCATAACCAATGGCTACTTTGATTCGCTCAGCCACTTCACGGCGTTTGATCGATTTGAGATTCTCCAGTTCCTCTTCAAGCTTCTTGAGTCCGTCCTGAGTCAGAATCACTTCTTTGTCGCTCATTGCCGATTTCTCCTGTCATGGCTTATTTGCTTGTACCCTGTTAAGGATAACCCGGAAAATAAAGGGGTTAGCCGGCAGTTAGGATCAGACCGGACGGCCCCAAGAACAGTCGGTACAGGATTATATTGCAAGATTATATGCAATTGAAACCGGTGTGTCAATGCGAGAGCGTTTGCTGCCATGCTATGGATGAGATGTAAAAAGCACCCGCCGCCCTCTCCGAAACGGAGAGGAGCATGAGCAGGTGCCCGGTATTCCTGCTGCTAGACAGGGGTGACCTCAGACAGCAGCTGTCTCTTCATCTCTTTTAAGAGAGAGGAGATAATCATCCAGAATTCGAACCATTACATCTCGGCTCGTTTCCTCCATGATGTTGTCCTTGATGCGCGCGGTTCCCGGCAATCCCTTGAGATACCAAGCCAGATGCTTACGCATCTCGCGCACTGCCACTGCCTCGCCCTTGAGAGCAATCAAGCGGTCCATATGCAGAATTGCGATCTCCATTTTCTCCTGTGCCGTTGGATCAGGCAGCAACTCATCATGCGTCAGGTAATGGATGGTGCGATACAACATCCACGGATTACCCAGCGCAGCGCGGCCGATCATGACCCCGTCACAGCCTGTCTCCGCCAACATTCGCTTGGCATCTTCTGGAGAAGAGATGTCACCATTGCCGATAACCGGAATGCCGACGGCTTCCTTCACCTGCCGGATGTAGCTCCAGTCCGCATGTCCCGTATACAGCTGCTCGCGTGTACGTCCATGAACACTGACTGCCTTGCCGCCAGCCCGTTCTACAGCGAGCGCGTTCTCTACGACAAAGATATGCTCGCTATCCCAGCCGATCCGCATTTTGACGGTGACGGGCTTCTGCACGGCGTCAACTACCGAGCTGACCATTTCGTAGATCTTGTTCGGATCGAGCAGCCAACGGGCGCCGGCGTCGCATTTGGTCACTTTGGGCACTGGACAGCCCATGTTGATGTCGATGATATCAGCATTGGTTTCTTTGTCGACAACCTTCGCAGCTTGCACCAGTGATTCGCGGTCGCCGCCGAAAATCTGCAGGCTGAGCGGCTTCTCGCGCTCGTCGACAAAAAGCATTTCGCGCGTGCGCTTATTGCCGTGCACGATCGCTTTGTCGCTGACCATCTCGGCACAGACAAGTCCCGTGCCGAATTCTTTTGCTATCAAGCGGAAAGCCGGATTGCAGACACCGGCCATTGGAGCGAGAACGACATTATTTTTCATTTGGATATCGCCAATTTTGAGCATAAAGTCTTACCTCTCTTCTATCGCAGACCGCCGCTTGCCGCGGCCGTCAGTTCTTCGTAATCGATACCGAGCGTCTCGGCTATCCGGCCAAGCAGCTTGGGCTCGGGCTTGCGAGTACCGCGTTCCAGTGAACCAAGTACTGCAACAGAGACATCGAGCTTATCCGCTAGCTCCTGCTGAGTATAACCTTTCAGCTTCCGGAAGGCGCGAACCCGCTGTGCCAATTGATCGTATTCCATGAGGCAATGCCTTCCTTTCCATCCCGTAATGCAGCCTCGGCCATAGCCTCAGCCTGTTCCAGAAGGGGATGGCCCTTCTCCAGCACCTCGGATAGAGGCACCATGACAAATGCCCGCTCCAGCATCCTCGGATGAGGAAGCTCGAGCTCTGGCCCGCTTAGATCAACTCGATCATACAACAGCAGATCCAGATCGATGACCCGGGGGCCGTTGCGAAACTCTCTAATTCGGCCTAGCTCTTGCTCAAGCCCAAGCATAAGACGCAACAGTGCGACCGGCTCCAGCGTGGTGGACAGTGCAGCAGCCATATTGAGAAAAGGGGGCTGGTCGGCATAACCGACCGGGTCGGTTTCGTATACGGTGGAAACGCGGAGTACCTCTACACCAGAGCTGGCTTCGAGTCGCTGCAGCGCGGCGGCAAGCATGCCGCTCCGGTCACCAATATTGGAGCCTAAAGCGATATAGGCGGTAACAGCCTGCAGAGCCGGCTCTCCCGACCTGCTAGGCGGGAACGATCTGTCCATGTTCATCCCGCTTTCGCACCAATTCGACGGTAACGCCTTCGAAAAAAACCTCGAAAGGAGGATTCGGCTTTGTCACGCGAACGGTCAATTCATTAATGCCAGTATAAGTCTCAAGCAAGATGGTTGCAATACGCCCTGCCAGCGCCTCGATCAGCTTAATCGGCGGTCCTTCCACGATTTGCTTGGTGAGCGCATGCAGCTCGGCATAATTGATGGAGTGCTCCAGCTCATCGGTCCGGGCGGCTTGTTCCAGGTCCAGCTTGAGGATGAGGTCAACGCGAAATTGCTGGCCCAGCCTGTTCTCCTCTGGAAAAACACCATGAAATCCGAAAAAGCGCATGCCAGTAAGTGTCATTTTGTCCATTAGGATTCCGTTCCATCCTTTCCATAAATCATGGTGTCCATCATCAGCGCCGTGCGCTTCATCTCTGCAACATCATGCACCCGCATGATCTGACAGCCCTGTGCGATGCCGAGCGCTACCGTTGCCGCTGTACCTTCAACGAGTTGATCGACCGGCAGGCCGAGCGTTTCGCGGATGAACCTTTTGCGGGAAGTACCCAGCAGCACTGGATAGCCAAGCTCGGACAATTCGGACAAACGGGCCATCAACTCAAGGTTGTCGGCGTAAGTTTTAGCGAAGCCGATCCCAGGGTCGAGCCAGATGTTATCCCGCTGCACACCTGCGGCAAGCGCAATCCCGATGCTGCGCTCCAGATCTGCGAGCACATCCGGCACCAGATCGCGGTAATCGCGCTGCTCCCGGTTGTGGCTAATGATGACTGGGCAGCCGAACTCGGCGGCCACACGGGCCATCTCTGGATCCTGCTTCAAGCCCCAAATATCATTGATGATATGGGCTCCTGCTTCAAGGGCGGCACGCGCCGTGGCAGGCTTGTACGTGTCGATCGACAGGGGCATGTCGGGCAGCTCGGTGCGAAGTTTGGCGATGAGCGGCACGACGCGGCGGATTTCTTCTTCTAGCGTTACCGGCGTAATGCCAGGAAAGGTAGACTCCCCACCGACGTCGATCAGGTCGGCGCCTTGGGCTGCCATGTGCCGGGCAAATTCTATCGCGGCATCTCTCTCGTTATGCCTTCCCCCATCAGAGAAGGAATCTGGCGTAGCGTTGAGAATGCCCATGATTAGCGTTTTTTTGCTAAGCTCAAGCGTCAAACCACCGGACAGATTATAGTGTCGGACCGGAACTCCATGGCCCTGCTTTTTTGTGTACATTTGCAACCTAACCTCCTGCTTGAGCATCACGATTTCGCCGTCAATGGAGCAACGTAAGTCTTTGATGAAAGGCAAGATCTCAGCTACCGCTGCCTTCGGTACCGCTAAGATACTGTTCATGCAAATCCCGAAAGATCGGACCAGCTGAAAAACCGGCTTTGGGCTGAAAGGTTCGTCCTTCCGTATCCATTAACTGTGTCGCGGGCACAAGCTCCTGAATAGAGTTCGTCGTCCATACTTCATCTGCGTCCAGCAACTGCTCCCAGCGATAACGTCCTTCATGCACCGGATAGCCGGCCTCGCGCGCCAAATGCAACACATGTTCCCGCGTAATGCCGGGCAAAATGCCGGTGTCGAGCGAGGGCGTGTACACAGCTCCATTCACAGCAAAAAACAGATTGCTGACAACGCCTTCCGCCAGCCACCCTTCCGCGGTCAGCATCAGTCCTTCGGAGCCTGTGCTTGCACCGCTCTCCGCCAGCTCCCGCTTAGCGGCGATGCTGTTCATATAATGGAGCGACTTCATGCGCAGCCCGAGCTCCGGTGTATTGCGAGGCGTGCGCAGCAGGCGCAGCTCACGGCCGCTCGTGTACAGTCCAGGCGCTGGTTCAGGCAGCGCTTTGACCATCAAGATCTCGTGCGGCTCTCCATACTCATCGGTAGGCAAGCCAAGCCCGCCTTCTCCGGCAGTGACGGTCAGCCGCACATAGACATTTTTCGACAAGCCATTGGCCTCCGCCGTCCCACGAATCAGCTCTGCAATCCGCTCAGTGTCCGGCGTATAGCGAATATGCAGCCTCTGGCAGCTCTCCGCCAACCGAGCCAGATGCTTTTCCAATAAAAAGGGGCGCCCCTGATAGGTGCGCAGCGTCTCGAACAATCCCATTCCATACAAAAAACCGTGGTCAAACACGGAGATATGGACATCTCCGGCACTGGCCACGGCTCCGTTATAGCCAATCTTCATTTTGCCGCCGGGGCCTTCTCCGCCAGAAAGCTGCGAAGCATAGAGAGCCCGTTTTCTGTAA
This window contains:
- a CDS encoding 2-amino-4-hydroxy-6-hydroxymethyldihydropteridinediphosphokinase, with product MDRSFPPSRSGEPALQAVTAYIALGSNIGDRSGMLAAALQRLEASSGVEVLRVSTVYETDPVGYADQPPFLNMAAALSTTLEPVALLRLMLGLEQELGRIREFRNGPRVIDLDLLLYDRVDLSGPELELPHPRMLERAFVMVPLSEVLEKGHPLLEQAEAMAEAALRDGKEGIASWNTINWHSGFAPSGS
- a CDS encoding dihydroneopterin aldolase, with the protein product MDKMTLTGMRFFGFHGVFPEENRLGQQFRVDLILKLDLEQAARTDELEHSINYAELHALTKQIVEGPPIKLIEALAGRIATILLETYTGINELTVRVTKPNPPFEVFFEGVTVELVRKRDEHGQIVPA
- a CDS encoding DNA-binding transcriptional regulator, XRE-family HTH domain, coding for MEYDQLAQRVRAFRKLKGYTQQELADKLDVSVAVLGSLERGTRKPEPKLLGRIAETLGIDYEELTAAASGGLR
- a CDS encoding dihydropteroate synthase, encoding MNSILAVPKAAVAEILPFIKDLRCSIDGEIVMLKQEVRLQMYTKKQGHGVPVRHYNLSGGLTLELSKKTLIMGILNATPDSFSDGGRHNERDAAIEFARHMAAQGADLIDVGGESTFPGITPVTLEEEIRRVVPLIAKLRTELPDMPLSIDTYKPATARAALEAGAHIINDIWGLKQDPEMARVAAEFGCPVIISHNREQRDYRDLVPDVLADLERSIGIALAAGVQRDNIWLDPGIGFAKTYADNLELMARLSELSELGYPVLLGTSRKRFIRETLGLPVDQLVEGTAATVALGIAQGCQIMRVHDVAEMKRTALMMDTMIYGKDGTES
- a CDS encoding transcription elongation factor GreA, whose protein sequence is MSDKEVILTQDGLKKLEEELENLKSIKRREVAERIKVAIGYGDISENSEYEDAKNEQAFIEGRILTLEKMLRNARIINNDDIVIDSVSIGSIVTVIDLELKDTMEYTIVGTAEADPLQNKISNESPLGRAILGKKKGTTVEVSVPAGAIQYQIVDIKK
- a CDS encoding tRNA-U20-dihydrouridine synthase → MLKIGDIQMKNNVVLAPMAGVCNPAFRLIAKEFGTGLVCAEMVSDKAIVHGNKRTREMLFVDEREKPLSLQIFGGDRESLVQAAKVVDKETNADIIDINMGCPVPKVTKCDAGARWLLDPNKIYEMVSSVVDAVQKPVTVKMRIGWDSEHIFVVENALAVERAGGKAVSVHGRTREQLYTGHADWSYIRQVKEAVGIPVIGNGDISSPEDAKRMLAETGCDGVMIGRAALGNPWMLYRTIHYLTHDELLPDPTAQEKMEIAILHMDRLIALKGEAVAVREMRKHLAWYLKGLPGTARIKDNIMEETSRDVMVRILDDYLLSLKRDEETAAV
- a CDS encoding lysyl-tRNA synthetase, class II yields the protein MNQDNGTLEAQEQDLSELLQIRRAKLDELRDLGVDPFGSKFQRSSNAGAIASEFGELSKEELEEKGVEVRIAGRIMQKRGMGKAAFAHIQDLTGRIQIYVRQDTVEATQYQAFDLLDIGDIVGVFGTVFKTKTGEISIKAKEVTVLSKSLLPLPDKFHGLKDVEQRYRQRYVDLITNPDVQQTFILRSRIIQSMRRYLDSLGYLEVETPTLHSIAGGAAARPFITHHNALDMQLYMRIAIELHLKRLIVGGLEKVYEIGRVYRNEGMSTRHNPEFTMIELYEAYADYKDIMSLTENLIAHITQEVHGSTVIQYQDQQVDLTVPWRRVSMMELIKDATGVDFTEQLSLEDAQRLAKEHKVAVEPHMTYGHIVNAFFEQFVEHTLVQPTFVTGHPVDISPLAKKNDQDPRFTDRFELFIVSREHANAFTELNDPIDQRQRFEAQLVEKEAGNDEAQDMDEDFIRALEYGMPPTGGLGIGVDRLVMLLTNSPSIRDVLLFPHMRNE
- a CDS encoding 4-amino-4-deoxychorismate lyase; amino-acid sequence: MKIGYNGAVASAGDVHISVFDHGFLYGMGLFETLRTYQGRPFLLEKHLARLAESCQRLHIRYTPDTERIAELIRGTAEANGLSKNVYVRLTVTAGEGGLGLPTDEYGEPHEILMVKALPEPAPGLYTSGRELRLLRTPRNTPELGLRMKSLHYMNSIAAKRELAESGASTGSEGLMLTAEGWLAEGVVSNLFFAVNGAVYTPSLDTGILPGITREHVLHLAREAGYPVHEGRYRWEQLLDADEVWTTNSIQELVPATQLMDTEGRTFQPKAGFSAGPIFRDLHEQYLSGTEGSGS